A single genomic interval of Xyrauchen texanus isolate HMW12.3.18 chromosome 48, RBS_HiC_50CHRs, whole genome shotgun sequence harbors:
- the LOC127639544 gene encoding protein shisa-5-like isoform X1: MAATFPVFLLFCAVLFTVTVAFEYCGTDTSTGDDLICDHKWDESVLEFCCGTCENKYCCSDPQKRLTSDAQFDCLTESLNNIRKALEPPRDSDDTVTIVITLTVVGVVIFIKLFILCWVCPCCCLYKKCRNPRPTMTVVTTQFLPTIIQGSQYPPYQPLPNQPEHRNQPAYGGQPMATGPYKGWPSVAGPPPPYQEAAGLGYPVPYSQAGYDGGQATYPAQPPAQLGFAHQPAAYNPAYMES, translated from the exons ATGGCCGCCACTTTCCCTGTTTTCCtgcttttttgtgctgttttattcACGGTCACAGTCG CTTTTGAGTATTGTGGAACGGATACCAGCACCGGAGATGACCTTATCTGTGATCATAAATGGGACGAGAGTGTCCTGGAATTCTGCTGTGGGacatgtgaaaacaaatattGCTGCTCCGATCCACAGAAAAGATTAACCAGTGATGCTCAATTTGACTGTTTAAC TGAAAGCCTAAACAATATAAGGAAAGCTCTTGAGCCGCCACGTGACTCTGATGACACCGTGACGATTGTCATCACCTTGACAGTAGTGGGAGTTGTGATCTTCATCAAGCTGTTCATCCTCTGCTGGGTCTGTCCCTGCTGCTGTCTCTATAAAAAGTGCAGAAATCCTAGAC CAACAATGACAGTCGTCACTACACAATTCCTCCCGACTATCATCCAGGGAAGTCAGTACCCACCGTACCAGCCTTTGCCAAATCAACCAGAGCACCGCAATCAGCCAGCTTATGGAGGGCAACCCATGGCAACTGGACCATATAAGGGATGGCCCTCTGTAGCAGGACCACCACCCCCATATCAGGAAGCTG CAGGTTTAGGATATCCTGTTCCCTACAGTCAGGCTGGATATGATGGTGGCCAGGCCACATATCCTGCACAACCACCAGCTCAGCTGGGTTTTGCTCACCAGCCGGCAGCCTACAACCCAGCCTACATGGAATCATAA
- the LOC127639672 gene encoding protein shisa-5-like gives MASTVPGLLLLLAVLFTATYADFECKSYMSSGGAFKPSINCNILQFCCGTCDDRYCCSNMANILTEDAQENCFFNKDFKPVTIGMTIAAVAIIVTFFFLCCVCPGCCIYKMCNEPRPVMGATTTTVVTTQYPQQSDFQGDQYPPYQPMPPQSGYGPQPAYGGQAMPTGPYQGQPNVAGPPPPYQEPGGPGYPVPYSQAGYPGHPPVQLGFTHPPPPTVYSSNQPAYNPLSVEQPKTGY, from the exons ATGGCCTCCACAGTCCCGGGACTTCTGCTCCTGCTTGCCGTCTTATTTACGGCGACATACG CTGATTTTGAATGCAAGAGCTACATGTCCAGTGGTGGTGCGTTCAAGCCCTCCATCAACTGCAATATTTTGCAGTTTTGCTGTGGGACCTGTGATGACAGATACTGCTGCTCCAATATGGCGAACATTTTGACCGAAGACGCTCAAGAAAATTGTTTTTt CAACAAAGACTTTAAGCCTGTCACTATAGGCATGACGATAGCGGCGGTTGCAATCATTGTGACTTTCTTCTTCCTCTGCTGCGTCTGTCCCGGCTGCTGTATCTACAAAATGTGCAATGAACCCAGAC CTGTGATGGGCGCAACAACAACTACAGTTGTAACAACACAATACCCTCAGCAGTCTGATTTCCAGGGAGATCAGTACCCACCATACCAACCTATGCCCCCTCAGTCTGGGTACGGCCCTCAGCCAGCCTATGGAGGGCAAGCCATGCCAACTGGACCATATCAGGGACAGCCAAATGTAGCAGGACCACCACCCCCATATCAGGAGCCTG GAGGCCCAGGATACCCTGTTCCCTACAGTCAGGCGGGATACCCCGGACATCCACCAGTTCAGCTGGGTTTCACTCATCCACCTCCACCAACAGTCTACAGCTCGAATCAGCCAGCCTACAACCCCTTGTCTGTGGAACAACCAAAGACCGGTTACTAA
- the LOC127639544 gene encoding protein shisa-5-like isoform X2 yields MAATFPVFLLFCAVLFTVTVAFEYCGTDTSTGDDLICDHKWDESVLEFCCGTCENKYCCSDPQKRLTSDAQFDCLTESLNNIRKALEPPRDSDDTVTIVITLTVVGVVIFIKLFILCWVCPCCCLYKKCRNPRPTMTVVTTQFLPTIIQGSQYPPYQPLPNQPEHRNQPAYGGQPMATGPYKGWPSVAGPPPPYQEAGLGYPVPYSQAGYDGGQATYPAQPPAQLGFAHQPAAYNPAYMES; encoded by the exons ATGGCCGCCACTTTCCCTGTTTTCCtgcttttttgtgctgttttattcACGGTCACAGTCG CTTTTGAGTATTGTGGAACGGATACCAGCACCGGAGATGACCTTATCTGTGATCATAAATGGGACGAGAGTGTCCTGGAATTCTGCTGTGGGacatgtgaaaacaaatattGCTGCTCCGATCCACAGAAAAGATTAACCAGTGATGCTCAATTTGACTGTTTAAC TGAAAGCCTAAACAATATAAGGAAAGCTCTTGAGCCGCCACGTGACTCTGATGACACCGTGACGATTGTCATCACCTTGACAGTAGTGGGAGTTGTGATCTTCATCAAGCTGTTCATCCTCTGCTGGGTCTGTCCCTGCTGCTGTCTCTATAAAAAGTGCAGAAATCCTAGAC CAACAATGACAGTCGTCACTACACAATTCCTCCCGACTATCATCCAGGGAAGTCAGTACCCACCGTACCAGCCTTTGCCAAATCAACCAGAGCACCGCAATCAGCCAGCTTATGGAGGGCAACCCATGGCAACTGGACCATATAAGGGATGGCCCTCTGTAGCAGGACCACCACCCCCATATCAGGAAGCTG GTTTAGGATATCCTGTTCCCTACAGTCAGGCTGGATATGATGGTGGCCAGGCCACATATCCTGCACAACCACCAGCTCAGCTGGGTTTTGCTCACCAGCCGGCAGCCTACAACCCAGCCTACATGGAATCATAA